The following are encoded in a window of Athene noctua chromosome 29, bAthNoc1.hap1.1, whole genome shotgun sequence genomic DNA:
- the EFNA4 gene encoding ephrin-A4 has translation MRPAPLLGLLLWAPLLWAPPPPVRGFRHGIHWNGSNPRFLQDDYTIQVAINDYLDIYCPHYEGAVPAGRAETFTLFMVDREGYRGCYETPGAFKRWECNRPHAPFGPVRFSEKIQRFTPFPLGFQFEPGESYYYISVPSPESAGRCLKLRVSVCCRGTTPEPVTEVPNSQPRGRGGPEDAVPARGIVAPLQPRAPCLALTLLALLWI, from the exons ATGCGCCCCGCGCCGCTGCTCGggctcctgctctgggctccgctGCTctgggcgccgccgccgccggtgcgCGGCTTCCGCCACGGCATCCACTGGAACGGCAGCAACCCCAG GTTCCTGCAGGACGACTACACCATCCAGGTGGCCATCAATGACTACCTGGACATCTACTGCCCGCACTACGAGGGGGCCGTGCCCGCCGGCCGGGCAGAGACCTTCACGCTCTTCATGGTGGACCGGGAGGGCTACCGGGGCTGCTACGAGACCCCCGGGGCCTTCAAACGCTGGGAGTGCAACCGGCCCCACGCGCCCTTCGGGCCCGTCCGCTTCTCCGAGAAGATCCAACGCTTCACCCCTTTTCCACTCGGTTTCCAGTTCGAGCCGGGGGAGAGCTACTACTACATCT ctgtccccagccccGAGAGCGCCGGGCGCTGCCTGAAGCTGCGCGTCTCCGTCTGCTGCAGAGGCACCA CACCGGAGCCGGTAACGGAGGTTCCCAACTCGCAGCCCCGTGGGCGCGGGGGGCCGGAGG ACGCGGTGCCCGCCCGGGGGATCGTGGCCCCGCTGCAGCCCCGCGCCCCGTGCCTGGCGCTCACGCTCCTGGCCCTGCTCTGGATCTGA